In Endozoicomonas sp. GU-1, one DNA window encodes the following:
- a CDS encoding ankyrin repeat domain-containing protein, with amino-acid sequence MLVDRSLAKDKDNYGCTAFHFAARDGHTDIVKVLLDIDRSYHLNLAVDIDNYGYTALHFAARDGHTDIVELLLAADDSLANVRTLYDGFTALELATHFDQTASRELLIPMTEPGSSETETEAEFWGSLCLIIDS; translated from the coding sequence TTGCTGGTTGACCGCTCCCTGGCCAAAGACAAGGATAACTATGGCTGTACAGCTTTCCACTTTGCTGCTCGTGATGGTCACACAGATATAGTCAAGGTATTGCTGGACATTGACCGCTCCTACCACCTTAACCTGGCCGTAGATATCGATAACTATGGCTATACGGCTCTTCACTTTGCTGCACGCGATGGACACACAGATATCGTCGAGTTGTTACTGGCCGCTGACGACTCCTTGGCCAATGTTAGGACTTTATATGATGGATTTACAGCTTTAGAGTTGGCCACCCATTTTGATCAAACTGCGTCCAGGGAACTCCTTATTCCTATGACGGAACCCGGGTCGAGCGAAACGGAGACCGAGGCTGAATTTTGGGGCTCTCTCTGTTTAATAATTGACTCATAA